A genomic window from Pseudoalteromonas piratica includes:
- a CDS encoding family 20 glycosylhydrolase — MYLRKTILATALLATPLFANAKLSQSDIKEFAAQADLKFGVVDNFHNNDGGYIGKIQLKNTSKVALPKGESNWQLYFHSIRKVKTSEVKGIAIEHVNGDLHRLVPTKAFAGLAVGETLALEYEAAAYIVSYSDVMPRAFISLNNKDAEVFASTDTEDLKQFVLPIVEERQLKKFNTPKDLSVIADAQNRHALNIKNEKYTPSQEDALKRIIPKPLDIDFSRGEVTLSSDWVVSYQGSLKQEVTVLLDDLSKLYGLKLEANANHISVGKKPHLSLKVDNSIQNGDAESYHLEIDKNKITVVGSDNAGVFYGLQSLLALFPADANGSVELPRVEIKDSPRFSYRGMHYDNARNFHGKDAMFKLVEQMAKYKLNTLHWHFSDDEGWRLEIPSLPELAEIGGVRCFDLSEDSCLLTQLGTGPHKDGSGNGYLTKDDFVELLKFAAARHIKIIPEVESPGHARASIKAMEARYRKLMKAGDEVGAKAYLLSDPEDKSEYITVQNYTDNSINACMDSSYNFMEKVTYELQQMYREAGVRIENLHFGGDEVGAGSWTNSPACQKMFEEAGNGVAGPADLKPYFTQRVAKMLAKRGIAPGAWEDGLMYDRVNTFNREEFPNPIFTANAWDNIWEWGVADRAYRLANNDYQVVLSHGTHLYFDHPYEAHPEERGYYWATRFISNEKAFGYMPDNVYANADFTRTGEVIKNLEDLVGRPLPQLEKPENILGMQGQVWSETIRTEDQVLAMLFPRVLAVAERSWHKASWEGEKPNAEKRAKDWMTFSAALGSKELAKLAKSGVKANLDVPGGEVNNGTLTTSVATAYLDVEYSVDKGKSWQTYQKPVVVGNAQVWLRSSLNDQVKSRITSIN; from the coding sequence ATGTATTTGAGAAAAACCATACTTGCTACAGCTTTATTGGCAACGCCCTTATTTGCTAATGCCAAGCTATCGCAATCTGACATTAAAGAATTTGCAGCACAAGCGGATCTAAAATTTGGTGTCGTTGATAATTTTCATAACAACGATGGCGGTTACATCGGTAAAATCCAACTTAAAAACACTTCAAAAGTTGCACTACCAAAAGGTGAAAGTAACTGGCAGCTGTATTTTCACAGTATTCGTAAAGTAAAAACCTCTGAAGTAAAAGGTATCGCTATTGAGCATGTAAATGGTGACTTGCATCGTTTAGTGCCGACTAAGGCATTTGCTGGTTTAGCCGTTGGTGAAACGTTAGCACTTGAGTATGAAGCAGCAGCTTATATTGTGTCTTATTCAGATGTGATGCCACGTGCGTTTATCTCACTCAATAATAAAGATGCAGAAGTATTTGCTAGTACAGATACTGAAGATTTAAAACAGTTTGTACTGCCAATTGTTGAAGAGCGCCAATTAAAGAAATTTAACACGCCAAAAGATTTAAGTGTGATTGCCGATGCACAAAACCGTCATGCACTTAATATCAAAAATGAAAAATACACGCCAAGCCAAGAAGACGCTTTAAAACGCATTATTCCTAAGCCACTTGATATTGATTTCTCTCGTGGCGAAGTAACGCTTTCGTCAGATTGGGTTGTTAGCTATCAAGGTAGTTTAAAGCAAGAAGTAACAGTACTGCTTGATGATTTATCAAAACTCTATGGCCTTAAGCTCGAGGCAAATGCAAACCATATCTCAGTTGGCAAAAAACCACATTTATCATTAAAAGTAGATAATTCAATTCAAAACGGTGACGCCGAAAGTTATCACTTAGAAATTGATAAAAACAAAATTACGGTTGTTGGCAGTGATAATGCCGGTGTGTTTTATGGTTTGCAGTCATTATTGGCACTTTTCCCAGCAGACGCCAACGGCAGTGTTGAATTACCACGTGTAGAAATTAAAGATTCGCCGCGCTTTAGCTACCGCGGTATGCATTATGACAATGCACGTAACTTCCATGGTAAAGATGCAATGTTTAAGTTGGTTGAGCAAATGGCAAAATATAAGCTCAATACATTACATTGGCATTTTTCTGATGATGAAGGTTGGCGTTTAGAGATCCCATCATTACCTGAGCTTGCAGAAATTGGTGGTGTGCGTTGTTTTGATTTATCTGAAGATTCTTGTTTATTGACTCAGTTAGGTACAGGTCCACATAAAGACGGATCAGGCAATGGTTATCTTACAAAAGATGATTTTGTTGAATTATTAAAATTTGCCGCTGCACGTCATATCAAGATCATTCCTGAGGTAGAGTCGCCAGGTCATGCGCGTGCATCGATTAAAGCAATGGAAGCGCGTTACCGTAAATTGATGAAAGCAGGCGACGAAGTGGGCGCGAAAGCATACTTACTGAGTGACCCTGAAGATAAGTCAGAATACATCACCGTTCAGAATTACACAGATAACTCTATTAATGCGTGTATGGACTCAAGTTATAACTTTATGGAGAAAGTGACGTACGAGCTTCAACAAATGTATCGTGAAGCAGGTGTACGTATAGAAAACCTGCATTTTGGTGGTGATGAAGTTGGCGCCGGTTCTTGGACTAATTCACCTGCGTGTCAAAAAATGTTTGAAGAGGCTGGTAATGGGGTTGCAGGTCCTGCCGATCTTAAGCCCTACTTTACCCAGCGCGTGGCAAAAATGCTTGCGAAACGTGGTATTGCACCAGGTGCATGGGAAGATGGCTTAATGTATGACCGCGTGAATACATTTAACCGTGAAGAATTCCCTAATCCAATATTTACAGCGAATGCTTGGGATAACATTTGGGAGTGGGGGGTTGCTGATCGTGCTTACCGTTTAGCAAATAATGACTATCAAGTTGTTTTATCACATGGTACGCACCTTTATTTTGATCACCCTTACGAAGCACACCCAGAAGAGCGTGGTTACTATTGGGCAACGCGCTTTATCAGTAATGAAAAAGCATTTGGTTATATGCCAGACAACGTATATGCCAATGCTGATTTTACCCGTACTGGTGAAGTTATCAAAAACCTAGAAGACTTAGTTGGCCGTCCATTACCTCAGCTTGAAAAGCCTGAAAACATTTTAGGTATGCAAGGACAGGTATGGTCTGAAACAATTCGTACTGAAGATCAAGTTCTGGCGATGTTATTCCCGCGAGTGTTAGCAGTAGCTGAGCGTTCATGGCATAAAGCGTCTTGGGAAGGTGAAAAACCAAACGCTGAAAAGCGTGCTAAAGATTGGATGACTTTCTCTGCTGCACTAGGTAGCAAGGAGCTTGCAAAACTAGCTAAGTCAGGTGTGAAAGCTAATCTTGATGTCCCTGGTGGTGAAGTCAATAACGGTACTCTAACAACCAGTGTTGCAACAGCTTACTTAGATGTTGAATACAGTGTTGATAAAGGTAAGTCGTGGCAAACATATCAAAAACCAGTTGTTGTGGGTAATGCCCAAGTGTGGTTAAGAAGTTCATTAAATGACCAAGTTAAGAGTCGTATTACTTCGATTAATTAA
- the ggt gene encoding gamma-glutamyltransferase, with product MKWLKPSLLIISLAIPSIASAYDRITGEMFASRSEVFAENGMAATSQPLATQVALDILKKGGSAVDAAIAANAVLGLVEPTGCGIGGDLYAIVWQQKDQKLHGLNASGRSPASLTLDMLKAQGNKIPSYGPLPVSVPGAVDGWFELHDKFGKLPMTELLAPAIHYAENGFPVSELIAYYLDKSVSVRGKYPGFKEVFMPNGHMPKKGEIFKNPALGQTYRKIAKGGRDAFYKGDIAKEIDRYMKANGGYLSYDDLASHKSNWVEPVSTNYRGYDLWELPPNGQGIAALQILNILEDYDIASMGFDSPEYIHTFVEAKKLAFADRAKYYADSSFNDIPVKQLISKEYAAKRRKLIDANKASKQVDAGPVEGDTIYLTTADKDGNMVSLIQSNYRGMGSGMTPEKLGFVLQNRGELFALEEGHFNVYAPKKRPFHTIIPAFVTKDGKPYISFGVMGGATQPQMHAQILINMIDFGMNLQEAGDAPRILHTGSSQPTGEKMTNGGYVSLEAGFSEKTKRELVKKGHTLQHAVGPYGGYQAIMKQLSNGVYVGASETRKDGMAAGY from the coding sequence ATGAAATGGCTTAAACCCTCTCTACTGATTATCAGTTTGGCAATACCATCAATCGCCAGTGCATACGATCGCATTACAGGTGAAATGTTTGCCAGTCGCTCAGAAGTCTTTGCTGAAAATGGCATGGCTGCAACGTCACAACCGCTAGCAACGCAAGTTGCGCTCGATATTTTAAAAAAAGGTGGCAGTGCTGTAGATGCCGCGATTGCTGCAAATGCAGTATTGGGGTTAGTTGAGCCTACAGGTTGTGGTATTGGCGGTGATTTATATGCCATTGTGTGGCAACAAAAAGATCAAAAATTGCACGGACTTAACGCATCGGGGCGTTCGCCAGCATCGTTAACGCTTGATATGCTTAAAGCGCAAGGCAACAAAATCCCCAGTTATGGCCCTTTACCGGTTTCAGTGCCTGGTGCGGTTGACGGTTGGTTTGAATTGCACGACAAATTTGGCAAATTACCAATGACAGAGTTATTAGCCCCTGCAATTCACTATGCTGAAAATGGTTTTCCAGTATCAGAACTAATTGCTTATTACCTTGATAAAAGTGTGTCTGTACGTGGAAAGTACCCGGGCTTTAAAGAAGTATTTATGCCAAATGGCCATATGCCAAAAAAAGGTGAAATCTTTAAAAACCCTGCGCTTGGGCAAACTTACCGCAAAATAGCCAAAGGCGGTCGTGATGCATTTTATAAAGGTGATATTGCAAAAGAAATCGACCGTTATATGAAAGCTAATGGTGGTTATTTGAGTTACGACGATTTAGCGTCACATAAAAGTAACTGGGTAGAGCCAGTAAGCACTAACTATCGCGGTTATGATTTATGGGAGTTGCCACCGAATGGCCAAGGCATTGCTGCACTACAAATTTTAAACATTCTTGAGGACTATGATATTGCAAGTATGGGCTTTGATAGCCCTGAATATATTCACACTTTTGTTGAAGCGAAAAAATTAGCTTTTGCTGATCGCGCTAAATACTACGCTGACTCATCATTCAATGACATTCCAGTAAAACAATTAATTAGTAAAGAATACGCTGCAAAGCGTCGCAAGCTTATTGATGCAAATAAAGCGAGCAAGCAAGTGGATGCTGGGCCAGTTGAAGGCGATACCATTTATTTAACCACTGCTGATAAAGATGGCAACATGGTATCACTTATTCAAAGTAACTATCGCGGTATGGGTTCTGGCATGACGCCAGAAAAGTTAGGGTTTGTGTTGCAAAATCGTGGCGAGCTATTTGCCCTTGAAGAAGGCCACTTCAACGTTTATGCACCGAAGAAACGACCTTTTCATACTATTATTCCTGCCTTTGTCACCAAAGATGGCAAACCTTATATCAGCTTTGGTGTGATGGGTGGCGCTACACAACCGCAAATGCATGCGCAAATTCTAATTAATATGATTGATTTTGGTATGAATCTGCAAGAAGCAGGTGATGCACCACGCATTTTACATACTGGTTCGTCACAGCCAACCGGTGAAAAAATGACAAATGGCGGCTATGTTAGCTTGGAAGCTGGTTTTTCAGAAAAGACAAAACGTGAGCTGGTGAAAAAAGGGCATACACTTCAACATGCAGTTGGCCCCTACGGTGGTTATCAAGCGATTATGAAGCAGCTCTCAAATGGCGTTTATGTTGGCGCATCAGAGACGCGCAAGGACGGTATGGCTGCAGGCTATTAA
- the mutT gene encoding 8-oxo-dGTP diphosphatase MutT, with the protein MKKQVHVAVGVIKKDDLIFIAKRHELQHQGGKWEFPGGKVEAGETVTQALARELNEEIGIDVKSSTPFLEIHHDYPDKSVHLDIHLVEAFDGEARHLEGQDHKWVAISDLNNYEFPAANVVIIEKLQSN; encoded by the coding sequence ATGAAAAAACAAGTACATGTTGCAGTGGGTGTAATTAAAAAAGATGACTTAATTTTTATTGCTAAACGTCACGAGTTACAACATCAAGGCGGAAAATGGGAATTCCCAGGCGGTAAAGTGGAAGCAGGTGAAACAGTGACGCAAGCACTGGCAAGAGAATTAAACGAAGAAATCGGCATTGACGTAAAATCTTCAACGCCATTTTTAGAAATTCATCATGATTACCCAGATAAATCAGTGCATCTAGATATTCACTTAGTTGAGGCGTTTGATGGAGAAGCGAGGCATCTTGAAGGGCAAGATCATAAATGGGTGGCCATTAGTGATTTAAATAATTACGAATTCCCAGCTGCCAATGTAGTGATTATCGAAAAGCTGCAATCAAACTAG